A region from the Drosophila mauritiana strain mau12 chromosome 2L, ASM438214v1, whole genome shotgun sequence genome encodes:
- the LOC117135161 gene encoding protein-lysine N-methyltransferase CG9154, with the protein MDDDISLPADTLAILNEFLLERSKREAEEENQIANKTGKDAQFEEDWQLSQFWYSTKTKHTLRDVVRKLLAERTEDSGDFSIALLSCPSLYKDIREIHDTVHIFEFDMRFEAYGTDFVHYDLNCVGSNPDYLKEHHQQYDLIVADPPFLSQECIAKTCEIVTRLQRNQKESKVILCSGEVVEPWLTARLPVLKCIFRPEHERNLGNEFVSYANFNLDEYIENK; encoded by the exons ATGGACGACGACATCTCGCTGCCCGCCGACACCTTGGCCATTTTAAACGAATTCCTGTTGGAGCGATCAAAACGCGAAGCCGAGGAGGAGAATCAAATAGCCAACAAGACCGGCAAGGATGCACAGTTCGAGGAGGATTGG CAATTGAGTCAGTTCTGGTACAGCACGAAAACCAAGCACACGTTGCGGGATGTTGTGCGTAAGCTTCTGGCGGAGCGCACGGAGGATTCGGGTGACTTTAGTATAGCACTGCTCTCCTGCCCATCGCTCTACAAGGACATCAGGGAGATACATGACACAG TCCACATCTTCGAGTTCGATATGCGTTTCGAAGCCTATGGCACAGATTTTGTGCACTACGACCTGAACTGCGTAGGGAGCAACCCGGACTACCTCAAAGAGCACCACCAGCAATATGACCTCATCGTGGCCGACCCGCCCTTCCTGTCACAGGAGTGCATTGCCAAAACGTGTGAAATAGTCACTAGGCTGCAACGAAACCAGAAGGAGAGCAAGGTTATCCTGTGCTCCGGTGAGGTGGTGGAGCCCTGGTTAACCGCCCGCCTGCCCGTGCTCAAGTGCATCTTCCGCCCGGAACACGAACGCAATCTGGGCAACGAGTTTGTCAGCTACGCCAACTTCAATTTAGACGAgtatattgaaaataaataa
- the LOC117135165 gene encoding prefoldin subunit 1 produces the protein MDIELKKAFTEMQINKRETTKKIHMIDMKCDMVKTGKRKYQLTEKGTSSLADDTRVYQSVGRMFLLTDVQNMREDLKAKQDKCDKAIELLEKKKEFLEKSLKSQEDGLRELVQQRKEADQTAK, from the exons ATGGACATCGAATTGAAGAAG GCCTTCACCGAAATGCAGATCAATAAGCGGGAGACGACCAAGAAAATCCACATGATTGACATGAAGTGCGACATGGTCAAGACGGGCAAACGCAAGTACCAGCTGACGGAAAAGGGCACCAGCAGTTTGGCCGACGACACAAG AGTTTACCAGTCCGTGGGTCGCATGTTCCTGCTTACCGATGTGCAGAATATGCGCGAGGACCTAAAGGCTAAGCAGGATAAATGCGACAAGGCGATAGAACTGCTGGAGAAAAAGAAGGAGTTCTTAGAGAAGTCCCTTAAGAGCCAGGAAGACGGTTTGCGCGAGCTGGTACAGCAGCGCAAGGAAGCCGATCAGACTGCGAAATAG